A genomic segment from Actinoplanes sichuanensis encodes:
- a CDS encoding alpha/beta hydrolase → MSALLRFEDWSDPVPAADREVVSQLPDDDQGRPPLLFVPGLGHGAWAFAEHWIGHAASRGFPAHAVNPRPGGDLRAQAHDVVQTAAALPRQTVLIGHGTGSRVVARALGRYPARAAVLIAPVLDGWAALSAALRSNPAGTVPALFGGRLKFSGRQLFGPDLPAEEAAAHLERIGARPRAELFARDGLPEPVGGPPMLVVGSPDDRVVPRPALDRAAARYGGAPLLFPGMGHYLMLETKWAEPIDAILDWLEKELPPAG, encoded by the coding sequence GTGAGCGCGCTGCTGCGTTTCGAGGACTGGTCCGACCCGGTCCCGGCGGCCGACCGGGAGGTCGTGTCCCAACTGCCCGACGACGACCAGGGCCGTCCGCCGCTGCTGTTCGTACCGGGCCTCGGCCACGGCGCCTGGGCGTTCGCCGAGCACTGGATCGGGCACGCCGCGAGCCGCGGTTTCCCGGCCCACGCGGTCAACCCGCGCCCGGGCGGCGACCTGCGGGCCCAGGCCCACGACGTGGTCCAGACGGCGGCCGCGTTGCCGCGCCAGACCGTGCTGATCGGCCACGGCACCGGCAGCCGCGTGGTGGCCCGGGCGCTGGGCCGCTACCCGGCTCGTGCGGCCGTCCTGATCGCGCCGGTGCTGGACGGCTGGGCGGCCCTGTCGGCGGCGCTGCGCAGCAACCCGGCCGGGACCGTGCCGGCCCTGTTCGGTGGCCGGCTGAAGTTCTCCGGGCGGCAGCTGTTCGGGCCGGACCTGCCGGCCGAGGAGGCGGCGGCCCACCTGGAGCGGATCGGCGCCCGCCCGCGGGCCGAGCTGTTCGCCCGGGACGGCCTGCCCGAGCCGGTCGGCGGGCCGCCCATGCTGGTGGTGGGCAGCCCGGACGATCGGGTGGTGCCACGACCGGCTCTGGACCGGGCGGCGGCCCGGTACGGCGGCGCTCCGCTGCTCTTCCCGGGCATGGGCCACTACCTGATGCTCGAGACGAAGTGGGCCGAGCCGATCGACGCGATCCTGGACTGGCTGGAGAAGGAGCTACCGCCGGCGGGCTAG
- a CDS encoding phosphotransferase enzyme family protein, translating to MPDDDFLRSTLRDQWHLLPSEMIELPLTMLSRGWEFVAGAVTYVARLVEASARHRMEAGLAVAMHLRGHRIDAGEPVRTLGGALTVATPHGALAVLRRIPGRRLDGRDPVDQQWWGERLGAVHRALQGFRHPGLRPWQPLDLDGSHLDAEPWLRKTVTAAITAATRLTVTDHLTSGVLHGDPAPEMFVLDPATGRSGLLYCGAGGTGPLVHDVAAAVAYAGGAEHAGEFLDGYLASGPVGADEMEAALPVLLRLRWALQADLAARHDCPHGLGKAREALEAMPG from the coding sequence GTGCCGGATGATGACTTTCTTCGATCGACCCTGCGCGACCAGTGGCACCTCCTCCCGTCCGAGATGATCGAGCTTCCGCTGACCATGCTGTCGCGCGGCTGGGAGTTCGTCGCGGGCGCCGTGACCTACGTGGCACGCCTGGTCGAGGCGAGCGCGCGGCACCGGATGGAGGCCGGGCTGGCCGTGGCGATGCACCTGCGCGGCCACCGGATAGACGCGGGGGAGCCGGTCCGCACCCTCGGCGGCGCCCTCACCGTGGCCACCCCGCACGGCGCGCTCGCCGTCCTGCGCCGCATCCCGGGCCGGCGGCTCGACGGGCGGGACCCGGTCGACCAGCAGTGGTGGGGCGAGCGCCTGGGTGCCGTACACCGGGCTCTCCAGGGTTTTCGCCATCCGGGCCTGCGGCCCTGGCAGCCTCTCGACCTGGACGGCTCGCATCTCGACGCGGAGCCCTGGCTGCGCAAGACGGTGACCGCCGCGATCACCGCGGCCACCCGGCTCACCGTGACCGATCACCTCACCTCCGGGGTGCTGCACGGCGACCCGGCGCCGGAGATGTTCGTGCTCGACCCGGCGACCGGCCGGTCCGGCCTGCTGTACTGCGGGGCCGGCGGGACCGGGCCGCTGGTGCACGACGTGGCCGCCGCGGTTGCTTACGCCGGCGGCGCCGAGCACGCCGGCGAGTTCCTCGACGGATACCTCGCGTCGGGGCCGGTCGGCGCCGACGAGATGGAGGCCGCCCTGCCGGTGCTCCTGCGGCTGCGCTGGGCGCTCCAGGCCGACCTGGCCGCCCGCCACGACTGCCCGCACGGTCTGGGTAAGGCCAGGGAGGCGCTGGAGGCCATGCCCGGATGA
- a CDS encoding DUF308 domain-containing protein yields the protein MTAGGARRGRRDNGLDAADFAAAGDVDPRIGEHLLDVLAAGGIAAYLQPTADLNPVLRATTLPARPVDRLFVDRTHLETAKEHLQKVTGGVPPTPPAPPAPTPKPQAEVDEEWAKIIAGFHTTVDAETTPWPAAEDDPGPPPPPIRSITEEGTPHNRRRTDPKDEPSILYGLDTFGTDLPAEDDEEERYVPPPPPPLPRISKYAVAALLGITIGFVLFLFPRLLPIDSNLVQVLGFAAIIGGAATLVWRLRSGDDDDEFDDGAVV from the coding sequence GTGACAGCGGGTGGCGCCCGTCGCGGGCGGCGCGACAACGGGCTCGACGCCGCCGACTTCGCGGCGGCGGGAGATGTCGATCCACGTATCGGCGAGCATCTGCTCGACGTGCTCGCGGCCGGCGGCATAGCGGCTTACCTACAACCGACGGCCGATCTCAATCCGGTTCTACGGGCGACGACACTGCCCGCGCGGCCGGTCGATCGGCTGTTCGTGGACCGTACTCATCTGGAGACCGCCAAGGAGCACCTGCAGAAGGTGACCGGCGGAGTCCCGCCCACCCCGCCGGCGCCGCCGGCACCCACCCCGAAGCCGCAGGCCGAGGTGGACGAGGAGTGGGCCAAGATCATCGCGGGGTTCCACACCACCGTCGACGCCGAGACGACGCCGTGGCCGGCGGCCGAGGACGACCCGGGCCCGCCGCCTCCGCCGATCCGCTCGATCACCGAGGAGGGCACGCCGCACAACCGGCGGCGCACCGACCCGAAGGACGAGCCGTCGATCCTCTACGGACTCGACACGTTCGGCACCGACCTGCCCGCTGAGGACGACGAGGAGGAGCGGTACGTCCCGCCCCCTCCCCCACCCCTGCCGCGCATCTCGAAATACGCGGTGGCGGCTCTTCTGGGCATCACGATCGGCTTCGTGCTGTTCCTCTTCCCCCGGCTGCTCCCGATCGACTCCAACCTGGTCCAGGTCCTCGGGTTCGCCGCGATCATCGGCGGGGCGGCCACGCTGGTCTGGCGGCTGCGGTCCGGCGATGACGACGACGAATTCGACGACGGCGCCGTCGTATAG
- a CDS encoding alpha,alpha-trehalose-phosphate synthase (UDP-forming), whose protein sequence is MRQSSLVVIANRLPLDDSAAPDGACEWRRSPGGLASALHAILEQTPATWVGWAGGVGPAPALPDLGSLRLRPVSLTEEELRGYYEGFANSTLWPLYHDAVQQPVFDRGWWETYRTVNQRFAEAAAEVAEPGAAVWVQDYHLQLVPAMLRELRPDLLIGFFLHVPFPPPELYMQLPRRVELLRGMLGADLVGFQREQAAHNVAQLAKKLLQVEATDRAITIDGRTVRTGAFPVSIDVAEMRALATRPDVVTQARQLRHDLGQPKRVLLSVDRLDWTKGIEHRLTAYSELLRDGFVKVRDTVMVQVAVPSRERVESYRGLRDRIESEVGRINGEFGRVGEPAIHYLNQPFARAELAALYQTADVMVVTPLRDGMNLVAKEFVAAREDGTGALVLSEFAGAAAELEQAFLVNPHDVDGLKQTLLRAMEADHTDLTARMTAMRRHLAHHDIMAWARDYLTALDHTGRLADRLPPLARRR, encoded by the coding sequence ATGCGTCAGAGTTCGCTCGTCGTCATCGCCAACCGTCTGCCCCTGGATGACAGCGCCGCGCCGGACGGCGCCTGCGAGTGGCGCCGCAGCCCAGGTGGCCTGGCCAGCGCCCTGCACGCGATCCTCGAGCAGACCCCGGCCACCTGGGTGGGCTGGGCCGGCGGGGTCGGCCCGGCACCGGCCCTGCCCGACCTCGGCAGCCTGCGGTTACGGCCCGTGTCACTGACCGAGGAGGAGTTGCGCGGCTACTACGAGGGGTTCGCCAACTCGACCCTGTGGCCGCTCTACCACGACGCGGTGCAGCAGCCGGTGTTCGATCGGGGCTGGTGGGAGACGTACCGGACGGTGAACCAGCGGTTCGCCGAGGCCGCCGCCGAGGTGGCCGAGCCCGGCGCCGCCGTCTGGGTGCAGGACTACCACCTCCAGCTGGTTCCGGCGATGCTCCGGGAGCTGCGACCCGACCTGCTGATCGGGTTCTTCCTGCACGTGCCGTTCCCGCCACCCGAGCTGTACATGCAGCTGCCCCGCCGGGTCGAGCTGCTACGCGGGATGCTCGGCGCCGACCTGGTCGGGTTCCAGCGGGAGCAGGCCGCCCACAACGTCGCCCAACTGGCCAAGAAGCTGCTGCAGGTGGAGGCCACCGACCGCGCCATCACGATCGACGGGCGGACCGTGCGGACCGGGGCGTTCCCGGTCTCCATCGACGTCGCCGAGATGCGGGCGCTGGCCACCCGGCCGGACGTGGTCACCCAGGCCCGGCAGCTGCGGCACGATCTGGGGCAACCGAAACGGGTGCTGCTCAGCGTCGACCGGCTGGACTGGACCAAGGGCATCGAGCACCGGCTCACGGCGTACAGCGAACTGCTGCGGGACGGGTTCGTGAAGGTACGGGACACCGTGATGGTCCAGGTGGCGGTGCCCAGCCGGGAGCGGGTGGAGAGCTACCGCGGCCTGCGTGACCGGATCGAGAGCGAGGTCGGCCGGATCAACGGCGAGTTCGGCCGGGTCGGTGAACCGGCCATCCACTACCTGAACCAGCCGTTCGCCCGGGCCGAGCTGGCCGCCCTCTACCAGACCGCCGACGTCATGGTGGTGACCCCGCTGCGGGACGGGATGAACCTGGTGGCCAAGGAGTTCGTGGCGGCCCGGGAGGACGGCACCGGCGCGCTGGTGCTCAGCGAGTTCGCCGGAGCGGCGGCCGAGCTGGAGCAGGCATTCCTGGTGAACCCGCACGACGTGGACGGGCTCAAGCAGACCCTGCTGCGGGCCATGGAGGCGGACCACACCGACCTGACCGCCCGGATGACGGCCATGCGGCGGCATCTGGCCCACCACGACATCATGGCGTGGGCCCGCGACTACCTGACCGCGCTGGACCACACCGGCCGGCTCGCCGACCGGCTGCCGCCGCTAGCCCGCCGGCGGTAG
- a CDS encoding TetR/AcrR family transcriptional regulator, producing MPLRRDAQRNRERIVEAAGEVFATRGFAATLDDVAHHAGVGVGTVYRRFPTKEELIDAVFTDRLEDLVTLAEEALAAESAWEGLTGFLRTSARWHAADRGLRDAALSMGEQHFKQAGEQIVPLLEQLMERAHAEGTLRIDAGFHDFPIIMAMVTEMAQHSEGCRPGLYERYLEMVIDGLRARPGNGALGAAPTETDVQAVMRGCVPPMRSSRS from the coding sequence ATGCCACTTCGCCGCGACGCGCAGCGCAATCGGGAGCGGATCGTCGAGGCCGCCGGCGAGGTCTTCGCCACCAGGGGGTTCGCCGCCACCCTCGACGACGTGGCCCATCACGCCGGGGTCGGGGTGGGCACGGTCTACCGGCGGTTCCCCACCAAGGAGGAGCTGATCGACGCGGTCTTCACCGACCGCCTGGAGGACCTCGTCACGCTGGCCGAGGAGGCCCTCGCCGCCGAGTCGGCGTGGGAGGGGCTGACCGGGTTCCTGCGCACGTCGGCGCGGTGGCACGCGGCCGACCGCGGGCTGCGCGACGCCGCGCTGAGCATGGGCGAGCAGCATTTCAAGCAGGCCGGCGAGCAGATCGTGCCGCTCCTGGAGCAACTGATGGAGCGGGCGCACGCCGAGGGCACGCTACGGATCGACGCCGGCTTCCACGACTTCCCGATCATCATGGCCATGGTGACCGAAATGGCCCAGCACAGCGAGGGATGCCGGCCGGGCCTCTACGAGCGCTATCTGGAGATGGTGATCGACGGCCTGCGAGCCCGGCCGGGCAACGGCGCGCTCGGCGCCGCGCCGACCGAGACCGACGTCCAGGCCGTCATGCGGGGCTGTGTCCCCCCGATGAGGTCTTCGCGGTCATAG
- a CDS encoding Crp/Fnr family transcriptional regulator: protein MPDPGDALTGVDMFAGLEPEVRQRVIAAAVPRHYRKGQILFVEHDPGDSLIIMKRGAVAVFRTAPTGERAVLTVVRPPDVLGEVSLLDASTRSASAEAIEDSQALSLSRVAFMELVHSNPRILDAVMRSVGGLIRRLTEQNADHVFLDLPGRVAKTLVRLSGESQAPMITIELNQSQLAEMAGGSRQSVNQAIGSFASRGWLRTEGRRIVVTDVQALRRRAGMTG from the coding sequence ATGCCGGATCCCGGCGACGCGCTCACCGGAGTCGACATGTTCGCCGGTCTCGAGCCGGAGGTGCGCCAGCGCGTCATCGCCGCCGCCGTCCCACGCCACTACCGCAAGGGGCAGATCCTCTTCGTCGAGCACGACCCCGGCGACTCGCTGATCATCATGAAGCGGGGCGCCGTCGCCGTCTTCCGGACCGCCCCCACCGGCGAGCGGGCCGTCCTGACCGTGGTCCGACCACCCGACGTGCTGGGCGAGGTGTCCCTGCTGGACGCCTCCACCCGCAGCGCCTCGGCCGAGGCCATCGAGGACTCGCAGGCGCTGTCGCTGTCCCGGGTGGCCTTCATGGAGCTGGTGCACTCCAACCCGCGCATCCTGGACGCGGTGATGCGTTCGGTCGGCGGCCTGATCCGCCGGCTCACCGAGCAGAACGCGGATCACGTCTTCCTCGACCTGCCCGGCCGGGTGGCCAAGACCCTGGTCCGGCTCTCCGGCGAGAGCCAGGCGCCGATGATCACCATCGAGCTCAACCAGAGTCAGCTCGCCGAGATGGCCGGCGGCTCCCGGCAGAGCGTCAACCAGGCGATCGGCTCCTTCGCCAGCCGGGGATGGCTGCGCACCGAGGGCCGGCGCATCGTCGTCACCGATGTGCAGGCCCTGCGCCGCCGCGCCGGGATGACCGGCTAG
- a CDS encoding DHA2 family efflux MFS transporter permease subunit — MSSTVIDRPQPAQRETGRWWALVVLALAQLMVVLDATIVNIALPTAQADLGFDDFGRQWVVTGYALAFGSLLLLGGRLSDFFGRKRMFVIGLIGFALASALGGAAQNLELLIFARALQGAFGAALAPAALSLLSTTFTEPAERGKAFGIFGAISGAGGGMGLLLGGVLTEYVSWRWCLYVNLVIAAIAVAGAFLKLRDEPTPAHGRIDVPGTVTAVAGLVALVYGLGNAETDGWTDALTLGPIAAGVALLIAFVVIERKVEHPLLPLRVVLDRNRGGSYASIAIAGAGMFGIFLFLTYFLAGILGFTPIKTGLAFLPMLGSVMLTATAAGSMLAPKIGPRPLVPVGALVAAAGMLLLTRLDLDSTYAADVLPGLIIIGLGLGLVFAPTQNAATSGVEHRDAGVASAMINTVQQIGGSIGTALLSSFAASAAEDYVSGKEPSQLLQAQAAIESYHTVFWWSAGFFVLAAVVAAVLFRTGPLDVDPDAPPAMAH, encoded by the coding sequence ATGAGCAGCACCGTTATTGATCGGCCACAGCCGGCACAACGTGAGACAGGGCGCTGGTGGGCCCTGGTGGTGCTGGCCCTGGCCCAGCTGATGGTGGTGCTGGACGCCACGATCGTGAACATCGCGCTGCCCACCGCACAGGCCGACCTCGGCTTCGACGACTTCGGCCGGCAGTGGGTGGTCACCGGCTACGCGCTCGCCTTCGGCAGCCTGCTGCTGCTCGGCGGCCGGCTCTCCGACTTCTTCGGCCGCAAGCGGATGTTCGTCATCGGCCTGATCGGCTTCGCCCTGGCCTCCGCGCTCGGCGGCGCCGCTCAGAACCTCGAGCTGCTGATCTTCGCCCGTGCGCTGCAGGGCGCCTTCGGCGCGGCCCTCGCCCCGGCCGCCCTGTCGCTGCTCTCCACCACGTTCACCGAGCCCGCCGAGCGCGGCAAGGCGTTCGGCATCTTCGGCGCCATCTCCGGCGCCGGCGGCGGCATGGGCCTGCTGCTCGGTGGTGTCCTCACCGAGTACGTGTCCTGGCGCTGGTGCCTCTACGTCAACCTGGTGATCGCCGCGATCGCGGTGGCCGGCGCGTTCCTGAAGCTGCGTGACGAGCCCACCCCCGCGCACGGCCGGATCGACGTCCCCGGCACCGTCACCGCCGTCGCCGGCCTGGTCGCCCTGGTCTACGGCCTCGGCAACGCGGAGACCGACGGCTGGACCGACGCGCTCACCCTCGGCCCGATCGCCGCCGGCGTGGCCCTGCTCATCGCGTTCGTCGTCATCGAGCGCAAGGTCGAGCACCCGCTGCTGCCGCTGCGCGTCGTCCTCGACCGCAACCGCGGCGGCTCCTACGCCTCGATCGCGATCGCCGGCGCCGGCATGTTCGGCATCTTCCTCTTCCTCACCTACTTCCTCGCCGGCATCCTCGGCTTCACTCCGATCAAGACCGGTCTCGCCTTCCTGCCGATGCTCGGCTCCGTGATGCTCACCGCCACCGCCGCCGGCTCGATGCTGGCCCCGAAGATCGGCCCGCGCCCGCTGGTGCCGGTCGGCGCCCTGGTCGCCGCGGCCGGCATGCTCCTGCTCACCCGCCTGGACCTCGACTCCACGTACGCCGCGGACGTCCTCCCCGGCCTGATCATCATCGGCCTGGGCCTGGGCCTGGTCTTCGCGCCCACCCAGAACGCCGCCACCTCCGGCGTCGAGCACCGCGACGCGGGTGTGGCCTCCGCGATGATCAACACGGTCCAGCAGATCGGCGGCTCCATCGGAACCGCCCTGCTCAGCTCCTTCGCGGCCAGCGCCGCCGAGGACTACGTGTCCGGCAAGGAGCCGTCCCAGCTGCTCCAGGCGCAGGCCGCCATCGAGAGCTACCACACGGTCTTCTGGTGGTCGGCCGGTTTCTTCGTGCTCGCCGCCGTGGTCGCCGCGGTCCTCTTCCGCACCGGCCCCCTGGACGTCGACCCCGACGCCCCGCCCGCGATGGCCCACTGA
- a CDS encoding endonuclease/exonuclease/phosphatase family protein produces MSGVPLRVVSYNVHGLRDDRAALTGLVRDLAPDVLVVQEAPRRFRWRQKCALLASETGLVVAAGGLPSLGNLLLVSLRVAIRRTWCMRYPLTPGRHLRGAVFAEGAVRGATFTVSGSHLATDANERPSQAQHWKTELDKLDGPVIVAADLNEGPGGGAWRMVEDGLLGSTADEPTFPSGAPSRRIDGLFVSPGVSIERYEIISTEQARVASDHLPIVADLLLPSS; encoded by the coding sequence ATGTCCGGGGTTCCGCTGCGGGTGGTCAGCTACAACGTCCACGGGTTGCGGGACGATCGGGCCGCGCTGACCGGCCTGGTCCGTGACCTGGCCCCGGACGTCCTCGTCGTGCAGGAGGCGCCGCGCCGGTTCCGGTGGCGGCAGAAATGCGCCCTGCTCGCCTCCGAGACGGGCCTGGTGGTGGCGGCCGGTGGCCTGCCGTCGCTGGGCAATCTCCTGCTGGTCAGCCTGCGGGTGGCGATCCGCCGGACCTGGTGCATGCGGTACCCGCTCACCCCGGGCCGGCACCTGCGGGGCGCCGTCTTCGCCGAGGGCGCGGTGCGCGGCGCCACCTTCACCGTCTCCGGCTCGCATCTGGCCACCGACGCGAACGAGCGGCCGTCCCAGGCGCAGCACTGGAAGACCGAGTTGGACAAGCTGGACGGCCCGGTGATCGTGGCCGCCGACCTCAACGAGGGGCCGGGTGGCGGCGCCTGGCGGATGGTCGAGGACGGGCTGCTCGGCTCGACGGCCGACGAACCCACCTTCCCGTCAGGGGCGCCCAGTCGGCGCATCGACGGGCTCTTCGTCAGCCCCGGTGTGAGCATCGAACGTTACGAGATCATCTCGACCGAGCAGGCACGCGTCGCGAGTGATCACTTACCGATCGTCGCGGACCTTTTGCTCCCTTCCTCCTAG
- a CDS encoding flavin-containing monooxygenase, whose protein sequence is MQDSPDLGDRGGAVCVVGAGASGLTAIKNLRELGFAVDCYERETSVGGAWNWRHDRSPVYAGTHLISSRPLTEFPDFPMPDTWPDYPHHSQVLEYLERYAKHFGLGEHIWYGMEVKSIVPVGDGRWDVTIQSTGGGSSRVQRYAAVVIANGHNWAPVTPEIPGDFTGQVIHAAAYKEPSRLRGRRVLVIGGGNTGCDIAVEAAQHATRVWHSTRRGYWYFPKYLGNRPADQVYHRRMSAWLRDRRFRKSAADLTRWGVPAPDHAPLESHPIVNGLLPHYLGHGRIEAVPDVTRYDGASVELSDGRRIEPELVITATGYRPRFDFLAPELLDIDEDGRPDLHLHAFARKYPTLAVVGLVQPSAGLFPLAHWQSVAVARWLRLRDTDPEKAGVVQKEESQRPLASWSRRKVVPTPRHWFEVDHVDYLKAVESLLTRMETAK, encoded by the coding sequence GTGCAAGACTCCCCGGACCTCGGAGACCGTGGCGGCGCCGTCTGCGTCGTCGGCGCCGGCGCCAGCGGCCTGACCGCCATCAAGAACCTGCGTGAGCTGGGCTTCGCGGTCGACTGCTACGAGCGTGAGACCTCGGTCGGCGGCGCCTGGAACTGGCGGCACGACCGCAGCCCGGTCTATGCCGGCACCCATCTGATCTCGTCCCGGCCGCTCACCGAGTTCCCCGACTTCCCGATGCCGGACACCTGGCCCGACTACCCGCACCACAGTCAGGTCCTCGAGTACCTGGAGCGCTACGCGAAGCACTTCGGTCTGGGCGAGCACATCTGGTACGGCATGGAGGTCAAGTCCATCGTCCCGGTCGGTGACGGCCGCTGGGACGTGACGATCCAGTCGACGGGTGGCGGCTCGTCCCGGGTGCAGCGGTACGCCGCCGTGGTGATCGCTAACGGACACAACTGGGCGCCGGTCACCCCGGAGATCCCCGGTGACTTCACCGGCCAGGTGATCCACGCCGCCGCGTACAAGGAGCCGTCCCGGCTGCGTGGCCGCCGGGTGCTGGTGATCGGCGGTGGCAACACCGGCTGTGACATCGCGGTCGAGGCGGCCCAGCACGCCACCCGGGTGTGGCACTCGACCCGGCGCGGCTACTGGTACTTCCCGAAATACCTCGGCAACCGCCCGGCCGATCAGGTCTACCACCGCCGGATGTCCGCCTGGCTGCGGGACCGCCGGTTCCGGAAGTCGGCCGCAGACCTGACCCGCTGGGGTGTCCCGGCGCCCGATCACGCCCCGTTGGAGAGCCACCCGATCGTCAACGGCCTGCTGCCGCACTACCTGGGGCACGGCCGGATCGAGGCGGTGCCGGACGTGACCCGCTACGACGGCGCGTCGGTCGAGTTGTCCGACGGCCGCCGGATCGAGCCGGAGCTGGTGATCACCGCCACCGGGTACCGCCCGCGGTTCGACTTCCTCGCCCCGGAGCTGCTCGACATCGACGAGGACGGCCGCCCCGACCTGCACCTGCACGCGTTCGCCCGGAAGTATCCGACGCTCGCCGTGGTCGGCCTGGTCCAGCCGTCGGCCGGGCTGTTCCCGCTGGCGCACTGGCAGAGCGTCGCGGTGGCCCGCTGGCTGCGGCTGCGCGACACCGACCCGGAGAAGGCCGGCGTGGTGCAGAAAGAGGAGTCGCAGCGTCCGCTGGCGTCCTGGTCACGCCGCAAGGTGGTGCCGACGCCGAGGCACTGGTTCGAGGTCGACCACGTCGACTACCTGAAGGCCGTGGAGAGCCTGTTGACTCGGATGGAAACGGCGAAGTGA
- a CDS encoding lysophospholipid acyltransferase family protein — protein MFYWLLKLVLLGPVLRLVFRPKVEGLQNVPRSGPVILACNHLSFSDSIFTPLIMRRKVTFVAKAEYFTGKGIKGWFSRMFFTGAGTIPVDRSGGEAAQAALDTLLRVLKEGNIAGIYPEGTRSPDGRLYRGKTGVARLALESGAPVVPVALLNTDEIQPTGTLIPAVKRVRIRIGQPLDFSRYADQRGDRFVERAITDEIMYELMALSGREYVDVYASTLKAAA, from the coding sequence GTGTTCTACTGGCTGCTGAAGTTGGTGCTCCTCGGGCCGGTCCTGAGACTCGTCTTCCGCCCCAAGGTGGAGGGCCTGCAGAACGTGCCCCGATCCGGTCCGGTCATTCTCGCCTGCAACCACCTCTCGTTCTCTGACTCGATCTTCACCCCGCTGATCATGCGGCGGAAAGTGACCTTCGTCGCCAAGGCCGAATACTTCACCGGCAAGGGGATCAAGGGCTGGTTCTCGCGGATGTTCTTCACCGGCGCGGGGACGATCCCGGTGGACCGATCGGGTGGCGAGGCGGCCCAGGCGGCTCTGGACACGCTGCTGCGGGTGCTGAAGGAGGGCAACATCGCCGGCATCTACCCGGAGGGCACCCGCTCGCCGGACGGGCGTCTGTACCGCGGGAAGACCGGCGTGGCCCGGCTGGCCCTGGAGAGCGGCGCCCCGGTCGTCCCGGTGGCCCTGCTGAACACCGACGAGATCCAGCCGACCGGCACGCTGATCCCGGCGGTCAAGCGGGTCCGGATCAGAATCGGTCAGCCGCTCGACTTCTCCCGCTACGCCGACCAGCGCGGCGACCGCTTCGTCGAGCGCGCGATCACCGACGAGATCATGTACGAGCTGATGGCCCTCTCCGGCCGTGAGTACGTCGACGTCTACGCGTCCACGCTGAAGGCGGCCGCCTAG
- a CDS encoding polyadenylate-specific 3'-exoribonuclease AS produces MSYRYFYDCEFIEDGRIVDLVSIGVVDEFGREFYAVSTEFDDTRAVPWVRRNVLDKLPSPSDKAWRSRERIRADLYEFLTEPIRGRGEQMELWAWYAAYDHVALAQLWGAMPALPREIPRFTKDLRQRWDDLGRPHLPEMAGRHDALVDAKHNLARWNAMTAKTSSGGHSPA; encoded by the coding sequence ATGTCATATCGCTATTTCTACGACTGCGAGTTCATCGAGGACGGCCGGATCGTCGACCTCGTCTCGATCGGTGTCGTCGACGAGTTCGGCCGCGAGTTCTACGCGGTCAGCACCGAGTTCGACGACACCCGAGCCGTGCCCTGGGTGCGCCGCAACGTCCTCGACAAGCTCCCCTCCCCGTCGGACAAGGCGTGGCGCAGCCGCGAGCGCATCCGTGCGGACCTCTACGAGTTCCTGACCGAGCCGATCCGCGGCCGGGGCGAGCAGATGGAGCTCTGGGCGTGGTATGCGGCGTACGACCACGTGGCGCTCGCCCAGCTGTGGGGCGCGATGCCGGCCCTGCCGCGGGAGATCCCCCGTTTCACCAAGGACCTGCGCCAGCGCTGGGACGATCTGGGCCGCCCGCACCTGCCGGAGATGGCCGGCCGGCACGACGCCCTGGTCGACGCCAAGCACAACCTGGCCCGGTGGAACGCTATGACCGCGAAGACCTCATCGGGGGGACACAGCCCCGCATGA